One genomic region from Carnobacterium divergens encodes:
- a CDS encoding bacteriocin immunity protein, producing the protein MSNLKWFSGGDNRSKRAEIIITELLDDLETDLGNDSLRMVLHTYLGNLKNEGTSVPLILSRMNLEISNAIKKDGVSLNAKQSKKLKELMSISNIRYGY; encoded by the coding sequence ATGAGTAATTTAAAATGGTTTTCTGGCGGAGATAATCGAAGCAAAAGAGCAGAAATAATTATTACTGAATTATTAGATGATTTAGAGACAGATTTAGGAAATGATTCCCTTCGAATGGTATTGCACACCTACCTTGGAAATCTGAAAAATGAAGGAACTTCAGTACCTTTAATTTTAAGTCGTATGAATTTAGAAATATCAAATGCAATAAAAAAAGACGGTGTATCTTTAAATGCAAAGCAATCAAAAAAATTAAAAGAATTGATGTCTATATCTAATATAAGATATGGTTATTAG